The Streptomyces sp. Alt3 genome has a segment encoding these proteins:
- a CDS encoding lactonase family protein, producing the protein MSADHVQRAFIGSFTSAGGRGVTAAEVDRDTGALSVLVSTDAVPDPSFLAVGRAPGTDGTVLYAVSETSDGAVAAFGVDDDGTPRLIGEARPVDGSSPTHLALAAGHLLTANYGSGGVTVLPVRDDGSPGPAVGLLVHEGRGPDEGRQSGPHAHQVLADPSGKWVLSVDLGTDSVRVCALDPGTGSLRLHAETALRPGTGPRHLAFHPAGGHLYVLNELEPTVTVCRWDAAEGVLEPLGETQVLPHDHDEGGAGRTYPSEVVVSHDGRFLWTANRGHDSISVLTLDETAEKPVLAAAVGCGGRWPRDLTLDPTGQWLYAANEHSGNVSWFAVDAETGIPVHAGSVEVPAASCVVFA; encoded by the coding sequence ATGAGCGCCGACCACGTACAGCGGGCATTCATAGGATCGTTCACGTCGGCGGGCGGCCGCGGCGTCACCGCCGCCGAGGTCGACCGGGACACAGGCGCGCTGTCCGTTCTCGTGTCCACGGACGCCGTGCCCGATCCGTCCTTCCTCGCGGTCGGCCGTGCTCCGGGAACGGACGGCACCGTGCTCTACGCGGTGAGTGAGACCTCGGACGGCGCCGTCGCGGCGTTCGGCGTGGACGACGACGGCACACCGCGGCTGATCGGCGAGGCGCGGCCGGTCGACGGGAGCAGCCCCACCCATCTCGCCCTCGCCGCGGGACACCTGCTCACGGCCAACTACGGCTCCGGCGGTGTCACCGTGCTGCCCGTGCGGGACGACGGTTCCCCCGGTCCGGCCGTCGGCCTGCTGGTGCACGAGGGCCGCGGCCCCGACGAGGGGCGCCAGTCGGGCCCGCACGCGCACCAGGTCCTGGCCGACCCCTCGGGGAAGTGGGTGCTGAGCGTGGACCTCGGTACGGACTCCGTGCGCGTCTGCGCCCTCGACCCCGGCACCGGCTCCCTGCGTCTGCACGCCGAGACGGCCCTGCGGCCGGGCACCGGGCCACGTCATCTCGCCTTTCACCCCGCCGGGGGACACCTGTACGTCCTGAACGAGCTGGAGCCGACCGTCACCGTGTGCCGCTGGGACGCCGCGGAGGGCGTCCTCGAACCGCTCGGCGAGACGCAGGTGCTGCCGCACGACCACGACGAGGGCGGTGCGGGGCGTACGTACCCGTCCGAGGTGGTGGTCTCGCACGACGGCCGGTTCCTGTGGACCGCCAATCGCGGGCACGACAGCATCTCGGTCCTGACCCTCGACGAGACGGCCGAGAAGCCCGTCCTGGCGGCGGCGGTGGGCTGCGGCGGACGCTGGCCCCGCGACCTCACCCTCGACCCCACCGGCCAGTGGCTGTACGCCGCCAACGAGCACTCCGGGAACGTCAGCTGGTTCGCCGTGGACGCGGAGACGGGCATCCCGGTCCATGCGGGATCCGTCGAGGTCCCGGCCGCCTCCTGCGTGGTCTTCGCCTGA
- a CDS encoding sirohydrochlorin chelatase has translation MSTPTGPASGLPVRMPRPRQSGRHRRPEPVVAPEGAAALVLALPGTPSPASRSLAEEVISIARSELPGLNAQIGYLDGDDAEYPTLASVLTHAAAERTARYEQATAAGREVPEPSGPSAVVVPLLAGPDSAMIRRIRQAVMDSGTQAELTDVLGPHPLLAEALHVRLSEAGLARADRARLFTVATAADGIVLATVGGEEAVQAAGITGMLLAARLAVPVMAAALDVEGSVASIAAQLQNSGSAQLALAPYLVGPEIDAGLLDAAAKEAGCATAEPLGAYPAIGKLVLSLYATTLGITPATPQGAQAH, from the coding sequence ATGAGCACCCCCACTGGGCCCGCTTCCGGCCTGCCTGTACGAATGCCGCGACCTCGCCAGTCCGGACGGCACCGCCGCCCGGAGCCCGTGGTCGCACCTGAGGGCGCTGCCGCGCTCGTTCTCGCCCTTCCCGGTACTCCTTCCCCGGCCTCGCGCAGCCTGGCCGAGGAAGTCATCAGCATCGCCCGTTCCGAGCTGCCCGGCCTGAACGCGCAGATCGGTTACCTAGACGGCGACGACGCCGAATATCCCACCCTTGCCTCCGTACTCACCCATGCCGCCGCCGAGCGCACCGCGCGCTACGAGCAGGCCACCGCCGCGGGCCGTGAGGTCCCCGAGCCCTCGGGCCCGTCCGCCGTCGTGGTGCCGCTGCTCGCCGGCCCGGACAGCGCCATGATCCGGCGCATACGGCAGGCGGTCATGGACAGCGGCACACAGGCCGAGCTGACCGATGTGCTGGGTCCGCACCCGCTGCTCGCCGAGGCACTGCACGTGCGCCTCTCGGAGGCCGGCCTGGCCCGCGCCGACCGCGCGAGGCTCTTCACCGTGGCCACCGCCGCCGACGGCATCGTGCTGGCCACGGTGGGCGGCGAGGAGGCCGTACAGGCCGCCGGGATCACCGGAATGCTGCTGGCAGCCCGCCTCGCCGTGCCGGTGATGGCCGCGGCCCTGGACGTGGAGGGTTCGGTCGCCTCCATCGCGGCACAGTTGCAGAACTCGGGCTCCGCGCAGCTCGCGCTCGCGCCGTACCTGGTGGGCCCCGAGATCGACGCGGGGCTGCTGGACGCCGCGGCCAAGGAGGCCGGCTGCGCGACCGCCGAGCCGCTCGGCGCCTACCCGGCCATCGGCAAGCTCGTCCTCTCGCTGTACGCGACGACCCTGGGGATCACCCCGGCGACGCCGCAGGGGGCCCAGGCGCACTGA
- a CDS encoding N-acetylglucosamine kinase: protein MSAGGFVLGVDSGGSGLRVALAPADTGRAAFTTVCAEPVRTGADGIDAGHLLEQVLPAVGRLLEQAGPGAAVAAAAVGAAGMATLGDQLRSTLPQALAGSLGVRRIALAADAVTAYAGALGGRPGAVVAGGTGMIALGTDLTSWRRADGWGHLLGDSGGGAWIGRAGLDAAMRAHDGRRGGSPALLARLEAVHGPATGLPGLLYPRTDRPALLASFAPEVGACAAEDEVAARILREAAAHVAEAAAAVCPRPAGSRPGGYEIALTGGLFRMGEPLLGPLHRELARQVPQARVVPAEGDPLHGALEIARSLAGPGLRLPPHPSLLFVPGVT, encoded by the coding sequence GTGAGCGCCGGCGGGTTCGTCCTCGGCGTCGACTCGGGCGGCTCCGGGCTTCGCGTGGCCCTCGCACCGGCGGACACTGGACGCGCGGCCTTCACCACCGTCTGCGCCGAGCCGGTACGGACGGGTGCGGACGGCATCGACGCCGGTCATCTGCTGGAGCAGGTGCTGCCCGCCGTCGGCAGGCTGCTGGAACAGGCGGGCCCCGGGGCGGCAGTCGCCGCCGCGGCCGTCGGAGCGGCCGGAATGGCGACCCTCGGCGACCAGTTGCGGTCCACGCTGCCGCAGGCCCTCGCCGGCTCCCTGGGTGTACGGCGTATCGCGCTCGCCGCCGACGCCGTGACCGCCTACGCCGGAGCCCTGGGCGGGCGGCCCGGCGCGGTCGTCGCGGGCGGCACGGGCATGATCGCGCTCGGCACCGACCTGACGTCGTGGCGCAGGGCGGACGGCTGGGGCCATCTCCTGGGGGACAGCGGTGGCGGCGCCTGGATCGGCCGGGCCGGACTCGATGCCGCGATGCGGGCCCACGACGGACGGCGCGGTGGTTCACCGGCGCTGCTGGCCCGGCTCGAGGCGGTCCACGGTCCGGCCACCGGGCTGCCGGGCCTCCTCTATCCGCGCACGGACCGTCCCGCACTGCTGGCCTCCTTCGCCCCCGAGGTCGGGGCCTGCGCCGCCGAGGACGAGGTCGCGGCGCGGATCCTGCGGGAGGCCGCGGCGCATGTCGCCGAGGCGGCGGCCGCGGTGTGTCCCCGCCCCGCAGGATCCCGTCCCGGCGGTTACGAAATCGCTCTGACCGGTGGGCTGTTCCGCATGGGCGAGCCCCTTCTCGGGCCGTTGCACAGGGAGCTGGCCCGGCAGGTTCCGCAGGCGCGCGTGGTCCCGGCGGAGGGCGACCCGCTGCACGGTGCCCTGGAGATCGCCCGGAGCCTCGCCGGACCGGGGCTGCGACTGCCGCCCCACCCGTCCCTGCTGTTCGTACCGGGAGTAACGTAG